The proteins below are encoded in one region of Tessaracoccus aquimaris:
- the eccCa gene encoding type VII secretion protein EccCa — MGLITFHRPKRVTPPAMPRGDLLLESPPEIPPPAASKPFGNLLRMLPMVAGGLAMGIMFAGGGRGLMGSIVGGLYAVSMMGMMLSQVGRQNDDQSSQLDANRRDYFRYLAQTRRNFAKTADEQRGSVAYRHPAPDSLWTVVGGMRMWERRTDAEEFGSVRLSVGRQQSAKRITPPESQPIEDLEPLTTGALRRFIRTHRVIQSVPLAVDLRGFRAISLVGDEEACRKVAYAMVAQLVTWHAPTDVSLMVAASKANQADWQWVKWLPHLQHPTEADGVGPVRMFATGAGELSQLGTSAQAATNPPSLTVVVSDGVEGVNSQQFVTPTTRAVTIEVTGRKELPRTLEPGVAVFEVTADSVVLHRRTNRTPHAKTPFGRPDQVPVVYCEMLARAMAPYRMPELAAGGDEDGPAEVVFEPPKDFPAMLGVGDPLTLDPRVAWRPRPLRQHLRIPFGTAEDGSPVELDIKESAQGGMGPHGICIGATGSGKSEFLRTLVLGLAMTHSTEQLNFILVDFKGGATFLGLEHLPHVSAVITNLEGELSLVDRMADAIGGELDRRMEVLREAGNFKNREDYENARQAGADIPPMPSLFIVVDEFSELLSARPEFIDLFVQIGRVGRSIAVHQLLASQRLEENKLRGLDTFLSYRIALRTFSPAESRTVIGVPDAYELPTPPGNGYLKFDTTGMTRFKAAYVSGPWHGSAAPAAPEDRPIDEVVVESKGWTPPVVEFTADYVVPVVPPAPEVGATPVQPTRSAELEPVVEEDKDDEEETLLSIAVGRLKGHGWPSHKVWLPPLDEPPTMDQLLGGLAEVEGRGLQAADPAFRGVLAAPFGLIDRPRQQRRDPWWIRFDGSGGNLGVVGSPQAGKSMALRAGIAGMALTHTPQEVGFYCLDFGGGALTSMRNLAHVGSVTGRLDVDRVRRTVAEITSLRSSREVQFAELGVDSMTTYRQGRRDGSVPADRFPTDVFLVIDGWATLKTEFESLEPQIQALANGGLGFGIHVWVAAAKWSEIRAATKDTLQSRIELKLGDPFDSEIDRKIQAIIPVARPGRGIMSGGMHTMIGLPRIDGVEEAADVGAGQREFIAAVNSAWKGPRAAEVRLLPENLAFSTLPAIGPSADKRIPYAVDELELAPVYLETMNEPHFVAVGGPECGKSNLLRGFLKGITTRFTPKEAKIIIVDYRRSLLGEVETEHLIGYYPSASAAGPMLQQTAEAVRARLPGPDVTQQQLRDRSWWTGSEVFVIVDDYELVATPSGNPMAVFSDLINQAGDIGLHIIMTRAFGGASRAIFGDPLISRMKDAVNPALVMSGNKEEGNLYGDVKGSPMPPGRGTLITRAFKGLIQTAELPPQAH; from the coding sequence ATGGGTCTGATCACGTTCCATCGGCCGAAGAGGGTCACGCCCCCGGCGATGCCACGGGGCGACCTGCTGCTCGAGTCTCCGCCCGAGATTCCGCCCCCCGCCGCGTCGAAGCCGTTCGGAAATCTGCTCCGGATGCTGCCGATGGTCGCGGGCGGGCTCGCGATGGGCATCATGTTCGCTGGCGGCGGCCGCGGCCTGATGGGCAGCATCGTCGGCGGCCTGTATGCCGTGTCGATGATGGGCATGATGCTCTCCCAGGTCGGCAGGCAGAACGACGACCAGTCGTCGCAGCTCGACGCGAACCGTCGCGACTACTTCCGCTACCTCGCCCAGACCCGCCGCAACTTCGCCAAGACCGCCGACGAGCAGCGCGGAAGCGTCGCCTACCGGCACCCCGCGCCGGACAGCCTGTGGACCGTCGTCGGCGGCATGCGGATGTGGGAGCGGCGCACCGACGCCGAGGAGTTCGGCTCCGTGCGGCTGTCGGTCGGCCGCCAGCAGTCCGCCAAGCGGATCACCCCTCCCGAGTCGCAGCCCATCGAGGACCTGGAGCCGCTGACCACCGGTGCGCTGCGGCGCTTCATCCGCACCCACCGCGTCATCCAGTCGGTGCCGCTGGCCGTCGACCTGCGCGGCTTCCGCGCCATCTCGCTCGTCGGGGACGAGGAGGCCTGCCGCAAGGTCGCCTACGCGATGGTCGCCCAACTGGTCACCTGGCACGCGCCGACCGACGTGTCGCTGATGGTGGCCGCAAGCAAGGCCAACCAGGCCGATTGGCAGTGGGTCAAGTGGCTGCCGCACCTGCAGCACCCCACCGAGGCCGACGGCGTCGGGCCCGTCCGGATGTTCGCCACCGGCGCAGGTGAGCTGTCTCAGCTCGGCACCTCCGCGCAGGCCGCGACCAACCCGCCGTCGCTGACCGTCGTCGTCTCCGACGGCGTCGAGGGCGTCAACTCTCAGCAGTTCGTCACGCCCACCACCCGAGCCGTCACCATCGAGGTGACCGGCCGCAAGGAGCTCCCAAGAACCCTCGAGCCGGGCGTCGCCGTCTTCGAGGTGACCGCGGACAGCGTCGTGCTGCACCGTCGCACCAACCGGACCCCGCACGCCAAGACGCCGTTCGGTCGCCCGGACCAGGTGCCGGTGGTGTACTGCGAGATGCTGGCGCGCGCCATGGCCCCTTACCGGATGCCCGAGCTTGCCGCCGGCGGGGACGAGGACGGGCCGGCCGAGGTCGTCTTCGAGCCGCCGAAGGATTTCCCCGCGATGCTTGGCGTCGGAGATCCGCTGACGCTCGACCCGCGCGTCGCGTGGCGGCCCCGCCCGCTGCGCCAGCACCTGCGCATCCCGTTCGGCACCGCGGAGGACGGTAGCCCCGTCGAGCTCGACATCAAGGAGTCCGCGCAGGGCGGCATGGGTCCGCACGGCATCTGCATCGGCGCCACCGGCTCCGGCAAGTCGGAGTTCCTGCGCACGCTCGTGCTCGGCCTCGCCATGACGCATTCCACCGAGCAGCTCAACTTCATCCTCGTCGACTTCAAGGGCGGCGCCACCTTCCTCGGCCTCGAGCACCTGCCGCATGTGTCGGCGGTCATCACCAACCTTGAGGGCGAGCTGTCGCTGGTCGACAGGATGGCCGACGCCATCGGCGGCGAGCTCGACCGACGGATGGAGGTGCTGCGCGAGGCAGGCAACTTCAAGAACCGCGAGGACTACGAGAACGCCCGGCAGGCCGGCGCCGACATCCCGCCGATGCCCAGCCTGTTCATCGTCGTCGACGAGTTCTCCGAACTGCTGTCGGCGCGACCCGAGTTCATCGACCTGTTCGTGCAGATCGGCCGCGTCGGCCGCTCGATCGCCGTCCACCAACTGCTCGCCTCGCAGCGCCTCGAGGAGAACAAGTTGCGCGGCCTGGACACGTTCCTGTCGTACCGGATCGCGCTGCGCACGTTCTCGCCTGCCGAGTCGCGCACCGTCATCGGCGTCCCCGACGCGTACGAACTGCCGACCCCTCCCGGCAACGGCTACCTGAAGTTCGACACGACCGGCATGACCAGGTTCAAGGCCGCCTACGTCTCCGGGCCGTGGCACGGGTCGGCCGCCCCCGCGGCACCCGAGGATCGCCCCATCGACGAGGTGGTCGTCGAGTCGAAGGGCTGGACCCCTCCGGTGGTCGAGTTCACCGCCGACTACGTCGTCCCGGTCGTGCCGCCCGCGCCCGAGGTCGGCGCGACCCCGGTGCAGCCGACGCGCAGCGCCGAACTCGAGCCCGTCGTCGAAGAGGACAAGGACGACGAGGAGGAGACGCTGCTGAGCATCGCGGTCGGCCGCCTCAAGGGGCATGGATGGCCGTCGCACAAGGTGTGGCTGCCGCCGCTGGACGAGCCGCCCACCATGGACCAGTTGCTCGGCGGCCTCGCGGAGGTCGAAGGCCGAGGGCTACAGGCGGCCGACCCGGCGTTCCGCGGCGTGCTCGCGGCCCCGTTCGGCCTGATCGACCGGCCGAGGCAGCAGCGCCGCGATCCGTGGTGGATCCGCTTCGACGGATCGGGCGGCAACCTGGGCGTCGTCGGAAGCCCGCAGGCGGGCAAGTCGATGGCGCTGCGGGCGGGCATCGCGGGCATGGCGCTCACACACACCCCGCAGGAGGTCGGCTTCTACTGCCTCGACTTCGGCGGCGGCGCGCTCACGTCGATGCGCAACCTCGCGCACGTCGGCTCCGTGACCGGTCGGCTCGACGTCGACCGGGTGCGTCGCACGGTCGCCGAGATCACCTCCCTCCGGTCGAGCCGTGAGGTGCAGTTCGCCGAGCTCGGGGTCGACTCGATGACCACCTACCGGCAGGGCCGCCGCGACGGCAGCGTGCCCGCCGACCGGTTCCCGACCGACGTGTTCCTCGTCATCGACGGCTGGGCGACGCTCAAGACCGAGTTCGAGTCGCTCGAGCCGCAGATCCAGGCGCTGGCCAACGGCGGCCTCGGCTTCGGCATCCACGTCTGGGTCGCCGCAGCCAAGTGGTCCGAGATCAGGGCGGCAACGAAGGACACACTCCAGTCGCGGATCGAGCTGAAGCTGGGCGACCCGTTCGACTCGGAGATCGACCGCAAGATCCAGGCGATCATCCCCGTCGCCCGGCCAGGCCGCGGCATCATGTCGGGCGGCATGCACACCATGATCGGCCTGCCGCGCATCGACGGCGTCGAGGAGGCCGCCGACGTCGGCGCAGGCCAGCGGGAGTTCATCGCGGCAGTCAACTCGGCGTGGAAGGGTCCGCGGGCAGCCGAGGTGCGCCTGCTTCCGGAGAACCTGGCGTTCTCGACGCTGCCGGCGATCGGCCCCTCCGCGGACAAGCGGATCCCGTACGCCGTCGACGAACTCGAACTCGCGCCGGTCTACCTCGAGACCATGAACGAGCCGCACTTCGTGGCGGTCGGCGGCCCCGAGTGCGGCAAATCGAACCTGCTGCGGGGCTTCCTCAAGGGCATCACCACCCGGTTCACGCCGAAGGAAGCCAAGATCATCATCGTCGACTACCGGCGCTCGCTGCTCGGGGAGGTCGAGACGGAGCACCTGATCGGCTACTACCCGTCGGCCTCCGCCGCGGGCCCGATGCTGCAGCAGACGGCGGAGGCGGTGCGCGCTCGGCTCCCTGGGCCGGACGTCACGCAGCAGCAGTTGCGCGACCGGTCCTGGTGGACGGGCTCGGAGGTCTTCGTGATCGTCGACGACTACGAACTGGTCGCGACCCCGTCGGGCAACCCGATGGCGGTGTTCTCCGACCTGATCAACCAGGCTGGCGACATCGGCCTGCACATCATCATGACGCGGGCCTTCGGCGGCGCGAGCCGCGCCATCTTCGGGGACCCGCTGATCAGCCGGATGAAGGACGCCGTCAACCCGGCGCTCGTGATGAGCGGCAACAAGGAGGAGGGCAACCTGTACGGCGACGTCAAGGGCTCGCCGATGCCTCCCGGCCGCGGCACGTTGATCACGCGCGCGTTCAAGGGCCTGATCCAGACGGCCGAACTGCCGCCCCAGGCCCACTGA
- a CDS encoding S8 family serine peptidase gives MKRWRMRLASAATAAAIVCAAGIAPARAESAPHLVEQNCVTYEPTPTSQLVNAWQLHRLNMDTVWRMATGKGVKIAVIDTGVSTLGSTYFSQGEDRVVSFDMIPPEENPDGDPSIDCKHGTVVTSILAAGRRPDGGPIASATNFAGIAPESTVYAYRTLKASQTETEEGQPKDEEDLTYTIAAVRQAIEDDVDIINLSMVTFEDPKLGEFEAVIEDAISKGIVVVAAAGNQTQGRTDLPYPAAFDGVISVGISNQEDAGDPATHISRVITVGAPGKNLVALWPSRETGNPKVEDQAYVTNATGTSFAAPVVSGVVALMLQYERDVHGVELTPAEVKARLVATADRSGVRAPDPFIGFGIVNPLRALTNTTAGTAVEASAEPSEQPRMPVDTPRRTPLISMVGLGVGIGAVVAVLLGLVAAVAIPAARRRR, from the coding sequence GTGAAGCGATGGAGGATGCGTCTGGCCTCGGCGGCCACGGCCGCCGCCATCGTGTGCGCCGCCGGGATCGCACCGGCCCGCGCCGAGAGCGCGCCGCACCTGGTCGAGCAGAACTGCGTCACCTACGAGCCGACCCCCACGAGCCAACTGGTCAATGCGTGGCAGTTGCACCGCCTCAACATGGACACCGTGTGGCGGATGGCGACGGGGAAGGGCGTCAAGATCGCTGTGATCGACACGGGCGTCTCAACGCTCGGGTCGACCTACTTCAGCCAGGGCGAGGACCGCGTCGTCAGCTTCGACATGATCCCGCCCGAGGAGAACCCCGACGGCGACCCGAGCATCGACTGCAAGCACGGCACCGTGGTCACCTCCATCCTGGCCGCCGGACGCCGCCCCGACGGCGGCCCGATCGCCAGCGCCACGAACTTCGCAGGCATCGCCCCGGAGTCCACCGTCTACGCCTACCGCACGCTGAAGGCGTCGCAGACTGAGACCGAGGAGGGCCAACCGAAGGACGAGGAGGACCTGACGTACACCATCGCGGCGGTGCGGCAGGCGATCGAGGACGACGTCGACATCATCAACCTGTCGATGGTCACGTTCGAGGACCCCAAGCTCGGCGAGTTCGAGGCCGTGATCGAGGACGCGATCTCCAAGGGCATCGTCGTGGTCGCCGCGGCGGGCAACCAGACGCAGGGCAGGACCGACCTTCCCTACCCGGCGGCCTTCGACGGCGTGATCAGCGTCGGCATCTCCAACCAGGAGGACGCCGGCGACCCCGCCACCCACATCAGCCGCGTGATCACCGTCGGCGCCCCCGGCAAGAACCTGGTCGCGCTGTGGCCCTCACGCGAGACGGGCAACCCGAAGGTCGAGGACCAGGCCTACGTGACGAACGCGACCGGCACCTCGTTCGCGGCGCCTGTCGTCTCGGGCGTGGTCGCCCTGATGCTGCAGTACGAGCGCGACGTGCACGGAGTCGAACTCACGCCTGCCGAGGTGAAGGCGCGACTGGTCGCGACCGCCGACCGGTCCGGCGTCCGTGCCCCCGATCCGTTCATCGGCTTCGGCATCGTCAACCCGCTCCGAGCCCTGACCAACACGACGGCGGGAACGGCGGTTGAGGCAAGCGCCGAGCCGAGCGAGCAGCCGCGGATGCCGGTCGACACCCCGAGGCGCACCCCCCTGATCTCCATGGTCGGCCTCGGCGTCGGGATCGGCGCGGTCGTTGCGGTGCTGCTCGGGTTGGTCGCGGCCGTCGCGATCCCCGCCGCGCGCCGACGCCGCTGA
- the pheA gene encoding prephenate dehydratase — MLGYFGPAGTFTHQALRTVTEEEAVAFASVREALDAVRQGDVTRAVVPIENSVEGGVSATLDELIAGAPLAIQGEIVIPVEFGIYAREGTELADVREVLTHGHAAAQCRDWLATNLPDAGVTEAGSTAGAAAEVARPDSRYDAAVCARVAGEMYGLRELAYQIEDNAGAVTRFVEVGRAGSVPPRTGADKTTLVAYMRQDHAGALLEILEQFAVRGVNLSRIESRPTKTTLGSYCFSIDCEGHLHDKRVAETLEGLHRVCPQVFFLGSYPRANQRRPDIAVGFSDGEFDAAAAWVASLSRRP, encoded by the coding sequence GTGCTCGGATACTTCGGTCCCGCTGGGACGTTCACGCATCAGGCCCTCCGCACCGTCACGGAGGAGGAGGCCGTCGCGTTCGCGAGCGTCCGCGAGGCGCTTGACGCGGTGCGCCAGGGCGACGTCACCCGCGCCGTCGTCCCGATCGAGAACTCCGTGGAGGGCGGGGTCTCCGCGACGCTCGACGAACTGATCGCGGGCGCGCCGCTCGCCATCCAGGGCGAGATCGTGATCCCCGTCGAGTTCGGCATCTACGCCAGGGAGGGCACCGAACTGGCCGACGTCCGCGAGGTGCTGACGCACGGGCACGCCGCCGCGCAGTGCCGGGACTGGCTCGCGACGAACCTCCCGGACGCGGGCGTCACCGAGGCTGGCTCCACCGCGGGAGCCGCGGCCGAGGTCGCCCGCCCGGACTCGCGCTACGACGCGGCGGTCTGCGCCCGGGTCGCGGGAGAGATGTACGGACTGCGCGAGTTGGCCTACCAGATCGAGGACAACGCGGGCGCCGTCACGCGCTTCGTCGAGGTCGGACGGGCGGGCAGCGTCCCGCCGCGGACCGGCGCGGACAAGACGACGCTCGTCGCCTACATGCGCCAGGACCACGCGGGCGCGCTGCTCGAGATCCTGGAGCAGTTCGCGGTGCGGGGCGTGAACCTCAGCCGCATCGAATCGCGCCCGACAAAGACCACGCTCGGGTCGTACTGCTTCTCGATCGACTGCGAGGGACACCTGCACGACAAGCGGGTCGCCGAGACCCTTGAAGGGCTGCACCGGGTCTGCCCGCAGGTCTTCTTCCTCGGCTCGTATCCGCGGGCGAACCAGCGTCGCCCGGACATCGCCGTCGGTTTCAGCGACGGCGAGTTCGACGCGGCCGCCGCCTGGGTCGCCAGCCTGTCGCGCCGCCCCTGA
- a CDS encoding bifunctional phosphatase PAP2/diacylglycerol kinase family protein, protein MSVAVLGVAVVAWALWIPTGLDALWPWPPPTAGALTGRLTVVWANVLQPVTAYLTMIGIVVALFRCRWRDLAGSVLLALAMTVSIVTVLKSLVARMRPETPWLGGLHADASFPSGHAAAGTALAIAVVQVTWALTRRLRPTLVAAVISAVVAAAVCIGRLVLAVHHVSDVLGGALIACFSAALAAVLTGAWRVTVPTRRPRTIRVIWHPNRVRGRVGLERYLAREAARRGCPPPVWLVTEDDEHTVAQARVASEEGADLVLVLGGDGTIRQVLATLGLRASVGIVAAGSGNLLAKNLGIPLDAGRAMELALDGEGSPLDLLRVAVDADPERLAAVMVGAGADAAVVADTTERGKRVAGPFAYLAAGLRHVRATPTPARVTVDGSVIASDVSLVSVGNVGSLHPGVALLPAADPSDGRLDVLVASPRGSGDVFAMMVGVLLGRPGLRRVERLEGTRVAMSFGRPVPFQIDGDVIGSVTEVAVEVLPGAALLVRRSAT, encoded by the coding sequence GTGAGCGTCGCCGTCCTTGGGGTGGCGGTGGTCGCTTGGGCGCTCTGGATACCGACCGGCCTCGACGCGCTGTGGCCGTGGCCCCCGCCGACTGCAGGCGCGCTCACCGGTCGCCTCACCGTCGTGTGGGCCAACGTCCTGCAACCGGTAACGGCCTACCTGACCATGATCGGCATCGTGGTGGCGCTTTTCCGCTGCCGCTGGCGCGACCTGGCCGGCTCGGTGCTGCTTGCCCTCGCGATGACCGTGTCGATCGTCACCGTGCTGAAGTCTCTGGTCGCCCGGATGCGGCCCGAGACGCCGTGGCTCGGCGGGCTGCACGCGGACGCCTCGTTCCCGTCAGGGCACGCCGCGGCGGGCACGGCGCTGGCCATCGCCGTCGTGCAGGTGACATGGGCGTTGACCCGACGGCTGCGCCCGACCCTGGTCGCGGCCGTGATCTCCGCGGTGGTGGCCGCGGCGGTGTGCATCGGTCGACTCGTGCTGGCGGTGCACCACGTCAGCGACGTGCTGGGCGGGGCGCTGATCGCCTGCTTCTCCGCGGCGCTGGCGGCGGTGCTCACCGGCGCGTGGCGGGTCACCGTCCCGACCCGGCGGCCGCGGACGATCCGCGTCATCTGGCACCCGAACCGCGTCAGGGGGCGGGTGGGTCTTGAGCGCTACCTCGCCAGGGAGGCGGCCCGGCGCGGCTGCCCTCCCCCGGTCTGGTTGGTGACCGAGGACGACGAGCACACCGTCGCGCAGGCGCGCGTCGCGTCGGAGGAGGGCGCCGACCTGGTCCTGGTGCTCGGCGGTGACGGCACCATCCGCCAGGTGCTCGCGACGCTCGGGCTACGGGCGTCGGTCGGCATCGTCGCCGCGGGCAGCGGCAACCTGCTCGCCAAGAACCTGGGCATCCCGCTCGACGCCGGGCGCGCCATGGAACTGGCCCTCGACGGTGAGGGGTCGCCGCTCGACCTGCTCCGGGTCGCGGTCGACGCGGACCCGGAGCGCCTCGCGGCGGTGATGGTCGGGGCCGGGGCCGACGCGGCGGTGGTGGCCGACACCACCGAGCGAGGCAAGCGCGTCGCGGGGCCGTTCGCCTACCTTGCCGCGGGGCTGCGCCACGTCCGGGCGACCCCGACGCCCGCGCGGGTCACCGTCGACGGGTCGGTGATCGCCAGCGACGTCTCGCTCGTCTCGGTCGGCAACGTCGGATCGCTGCATCCGGGTGTCGCGCTGCTGCCCGCTGCCGACCCGTCAGACGGCCGCCTCGACGTCCTCGTGGCGTCGCCGCGCGGCTCGGGGGACGTGTTCGCGATGATGGTCGGAGTGCTGCTTGGTCGCCCGGGCCTGCGCAGGGTCGAACGGTTGGAGGGCACGCGGGTCGCGATGTCGTTCGGTCGGCCGGTCCCCTTCCAGATCGACGGGGACGTCATCGGGAGCGTGACCGAGGTCGCCGTCGAGGTGCTCCCGGGAGCCGCGTTGCTGGTTCGCCGGTCGGCTACCTGA
- a CDS encoding GNAT family N-acetyltransferase gives MFDQRFTTWALADFGPSPDPTSTDWTVRVNASLPEDRRIRTLEVDGGPRLIAVTPAVAAKAGILDGQSLDDAAWSGALARSGEALAGADNLFTYRLGHVPDGSADTDVRALTAADADAFAAFQATCADAEREEADVELDHWAIYGVVLDGEIVAAASAYPFADSPVADIGVITSPPHRGAGHAAAVVRVLSGHILDRGLLPLYRCQLENHASAATARSAGLTRFGQRDSVA, from the coding sequence ATGTTTGATCAACGGTTCACCACCTGGGCGCTGGCCGACTTCGGGCCTTCCCCGGACCCGACGTCCACCGATTGGACGGTGCGCGTCAACGCTTCCCTGCCCGAGGATCGGCGGATCCGGACCCTCGAGGTCGACGGCGGACCCCGACTGATCGCGGTGACCCCCGCCGTCGCCGCGAAGGCGGGCATCCTCGACGGCCAGTCGCTGGACGACGCCGCCTGGTCGGGTGCGCTGGCCCGCTCCGGTGAGGCGCTCGCCGGGGCGGACAACCTGTTCACCTATCGGCTCGGCCACGTCCCCGATGGGTCGGCAGACACCGACGTCCGCGCCCTCACCGCAGCCGACGCCGACGCGTTCGCGGCGTTCCAGGCGACGTGCGCCGATGCCGAGCGCGAGGAGGCCGACGTCGAACTCGACCATTGGGCCATCTACGGGGTCGTGCTCGACGGCGAGATCGTCGCCGCTGCGAGCGCCTACCCCTTCGCCGATTCCCCGGTCGCCGACATCGGCGTGATCACCTCGCCCCCACACCGCGGCGCGGGCCATGCGGCCGCCGTCGTGCGCGTCCTCAGCGGACACATCCTGGACCGCGGCCTGCTGCCGCTCTACCGCTGCCAACTCGAGAACCACGCATCCGCGGCGACGGCGCGCTCCGCGGGCCTGACCCGCTTCGGCCAACGCGACAGCGTCGCCTGA
- a CDS encoding MFS transporter, which translates to MTLSEALGLPYYRALLLTGFAHGWSNFGVRIALLPLMAASIPAIGDAAAGIALTLFALGNAVTQQATGRLIDRRGRRPFLVLGLAISAAATIPFGWLQTLPWFLFLAAVAGAGAAFIAPASQALLADLIGSNRNGGQALSTYSMATDLGSIAGTLLAGVIAQLVGFGWAFTVTGIVLAAAMVPWFFVKRRTG; encoded by the coding sequence ATGACGCTGTCGGAGGCCCTCGGCCTGCCCTACTACCGGGCGCTGCTGCTGACCGGCTTCGCGCACGGCTGGTCCAACTTCGGCGTCCGGATCGCGCTGCTGCCGCTGATGGCCGCGTCGATCCCGGCGATCGGGGACGCGGCAGCGGGCATCGCGCTGACGCTGTTCGCGCTCGGCAACGCCGTCACCCAACAAGCGACCGGCCGACTCATCGACAGGCGCGGGCGAAGACCGTTCCTGGTGCTCGGGCTTGCGATCTCTGCCGCTGCGACCATCCCGTTCGGCTGGCTGCAGACGCTGCCCTGGTTCCTGTTCCTCGCGGCCGTCGCAGGCGCGGGCGCAGCGTTCATCGCGCCCGCCTCCCAGGCGCTGCTGGCCGACCTGATCGGTTCGAACCGCAACGGCGGCCAGGCGCTCTCCACCTACTCGATGGCCACCGACCTCGGCTCGATCGCCGGTACCCTGCTGGCGGGAGTCATCGCTCAGTTGGTCGGGTTCGGCTGGGCGTTCACCGTGACCGGCATCGTCCTCGCCGCCGCGATGGTGCCCTGGTTCTTCGTGAAGAGGCGCACGGGCTGA
- a CDS encoding MFS transporter: MRRTRQPIPGEIWVLVSAALLIALGYGLVAPILPQFARSFDVGVILASAIVTVFALVRLLFAPAGGALVAKFGERRIYMGGLIIVAVSSAACGFAPDYWSLLIFRGLGGIGSVMFTVSSMGLLVRLSPPAQRGHTSSLYGTAFLLGNILGPILGSLLQGFGMRVPFFIYAATVGVAVLVVAIFLRGGAGASPPTMSSRSG; this comes from the coding sequence ATGCGACGCACCCGGCAACCGATCCCAGGAGAGATCTGGGTGCTGGTGTCGGCGGCACTGCTGATCGCGCTCGGCTACGGCCTCGTCGCGCCGATCCTTCCCCAGTTCGCGCGATCCTTCGACGTCGGCGTCATCCTCGCCTCCGCGATCGTGACGGTGTTTGCGCTGGTCAGGCTGCTGTTTGCCCCGGCTGGCGGCGCGTTGGTCGCCAAGTTCGGCGAGCGCCGCATCTACATGGGCGGCCTGATCATCGTGGCGGTCTCCAGCGCGGCGTGCGGCTTCGCCCCCGACTACTGGAGCCTCCTGATCTTCCGCGGCCTCGGCGGCATCGGGTCGGTGATGTTCACCGTCTCGTCGATGGGCCTGCTGGTGCGACTGTCGCCTCCGGCGCAGCGCGGGCACACGTCGTCGCTGTACGGCACCGCGTTCCTGCTCGGCAACATCCTCGGCCCGATCCTCGGCTCGCTGCTCCAGGGCTTCGGCATGCGCGTCCCGTTCTTCATCTACGCGGCCACGGTCGGCGTCGCGGTGCTCGTCGTGGCGATCTTCCTGCGCGGCGGCGCAGGGGCATCCCCGCCGACGATGTCATCCAGGAGCGGATGA
- the serS gene encoding serine--tRNA ligase, with product MIDPKWLRVDPDRVRRSQAARGASVELVDQLIAADEARRAAILASETQRAEQKSLGKQVAKAQGEEKAALLAATKQLAADVKESAAATTEAESRFDELMAQLGNLVIDGVPEGGEDEGLVLEKVGEPRDFAAEGFEPKDHLEIGEALGAIDMERGTKISGSRFYVLTGIGAQLEIALLNFAMNKATEWGFTPMIPPALVKPSAMEGTGFLGQAAQDVYHLEADDLYLVGTSEVALAAYHSDEILPGADLPRQYVAYSPCFRREAGSYGKDTKGIFRVHWFDKVEMFVYCDPADAEAWHEKLLGYEKDFLQALELPFEVLDVASGDLGLSAARKYDCYAWLPTQNRYREVTSTSNCTEFQARRLNIRGRFEDGVRPVATLNGTLCAMTRIIIMLLENHQQADGTVRVPEALRPFLGGREALEPVA from the coding sequence ATGATTGATCCGAAGTGGTTGCGCGTCGACCCCGATCGTGTCCGACGCTCCCAGGCCGCCCGCGGTGCCTCGGTCGAGCTCGTCGACCAGTTGATCGCCGCCGACGAGGCCCGCCGGGCCGCCATCCTCGCCTCCGAGACGCAGCGCGCCGAGCAGAAGTCGCTCGGCAAGCAGGTCGCCAAGGCGCAAGGCGAGGAGAAGGCAGCGCTGCTCGCGGCCACCAAGCAGCTCGCCGCCGACGTCAAGGAGTCGGCCGCCGCGACCACCGAGGCCGAGTCCCGCTTCGACGAGCTGATGGCCCAGCTCGGCAACCTCGTCATCGACGGTGTCCCCGAGGGTGGCGAGGACGAGGGCCTCGTGCTGGAGAAGGTCGGCGAGCCGCGCGACTTCGCGGCCGAGGGCTTCGAGCCGAAGGACCACCTGGAGATCGGTGAGGCGCTGGGCGCCATCGACATGGAGCGCGGCACCAAGATTTCCGGGTCGCGGTTCTACGTGCTGACCGGGATCGGTGCCCAGCTCGAGATCGCCCTGCTGAACTTCGCCATGAACAAGGCGACCGAGTGGGGATTCACCCCCATGATCCCGCCGGCGCTTGTGAAGCCGTCGGCGATGGAGGGCACCGGCTTCCTCGGGCAGGCGGCTCAGGACGTCTACCACCTGGAGGCCGACGACCTGTACCTGGTCGGCACCTCCGAGGTGGCGCTCGCCGCCTATCACTCCGACGAGATCCTGCCCGGCGCCGACCTGCCGCGCCAGTACGTCGCCTACTCGCCGTGCTTCCGCCGCGAGGCGGGCTCCTACGGCAAGGACACCAAGGGCATCTTCCGCGTGCACTGGTTCGACAAGGTCGAGATGTTCGTCTACTGCGACCCCGCCGACGCGGAGGCCTGGCACGAGAAGCTGCTCGGTTACGAGAAGGACTTCCTGCAGGCCCTCGAGTTGCCGTTCGAGGTGCTCGACGTCGCCTCGGGCGACCTGGGGCTGAGCGCCGCCCGCAAGTACGACTGCTACGCCTGGCTGCCGACCCAGAACCGCTACCGCGAGGTGACGTCCACGTCGAACTGCACCGAGTTCCAGGCGCGCCGCCTCAACATCCGCGGCCGCTTCGAGGACGGGGTGCGCCCGGTCGCGACGCTCAACGGCACGCTGTGCGCCATGACCCGCATCATCATCATGTTGTTGGAGAACCACCAGCAGGCCGACGGCACCGTCAGGGTGCCCGAGGCGCTGCGCCCGTTCCTCGGAGGCCGTGAGGCCTTGGAGCCGGTCGCCTGA